One Solanum pennellii chromosome 9, SPENNV200 DNA segment encodes these proteins:
- the LOC107031422 gene encoding uncharacterized protein LOC107031422 isoform X1 produces the protein MIATQSLSSSVLLPLLCLTPPVHRRVARSQLSDIEFSSKLPSITSLSSHKFCKRTRTSTVRGINSNDPKESAFFNENGVVEDMDSYLNYLSLEYDSVWDTKPSWCQPWTITLTGTVIISLSWLILHSAVATAVVMTTIAAWWYIFLYSYPKAYSDMIEERRKRVTNGLEDTYGDRKRQ, from the exons ATGATAGCAACTCAGAGTCTCTCCTCCTCCGTTCTACTGCCGCTGCTTTGCCTTACACCGCCGGTCCACCGCCGCGTCGCTCGTTCTCAACTTTCCGATATTGAGTTCTCGTCGAAACTTCCGTCAATTACTTCCCTTTCCTCTCACAAATTTTGTAAACGTACAAGGACTAGTACAGTTCGTGGAATCAATTCCAATGACCCAAAAGAGTCGGCGTTCTTCAACGAAAACGGAGTGGTTGAAGATATGGATAGCTATCTCAATTATCTTTCCCTAGAGTATGATTCTGTATGGGACACCAAACCCTCCTG GTGTCAACCTTGGACAATAACTCTTACTGGAACAGTGATAATTAGCTTGAGCTGGCTGATTCTGCACTCGGCTGTAGCCACTGCAGTAGTGATGACTACAATTGCAGCATGGTGGTACATCTTTCTTTATTCTTACCCCAAG GCATATTCAGATATGATTGAGGAGAGAAGAAAGAGGGTGACAAACGGTCTAGAAGATACATATGGAGATAGGAAAAGGCAGTAA
- the LOC107031422 gene encoding uncharacterized protein LOC107031422 isoform X2 — translation MIATQSLSSSVLLPLLCLTPPVHRRVARSQLSDIEFSSKLPSITSLSSHKFCKRTRTSTVRGINSNDPKESAFFNENGVVEDMDSYLNYLSLEYDSVWDTKPSWCQPWTITLTGTVIISLSWLILHSAVATAVVMTTIAAWWYIFLYSYPKIKLEALALN, via the exons ATGATAGCAACTCAGAGTCTCTCCTCCTCCGTTCTACTGCCGCTGCTTTGCCTTACACCGCCGGTCCACCGCCGCGTCGCTCGTTCTCAACTTTCCGATATTGAGTTCTCGTCGAAACTTCCGTCAATTACTTCCCTTTCCTCTCACAAATTTTGTAAACGTACAAGGACTAGTACAGTTCGTGGAATCAATTCCAATGACCCAAAAGAGTCGGCGTTCTTCAACGAAAACGGAGTGGTTGAAGATATGGATAGCTATCTCAATTATCTTTCCCTAGAGTATGATTCTGTATGGGACACCAAACCCTCCTG GTGTCAACCTTGGACAATAACTCTTACTGGAACAGTGATAATTAGCTTGAGCTGGCTGATTCTGCACTCGGCTGTAGCCACTGCAGTAGTGATGACTACAATTGCAGCATGGTGGTACATCTTTCTTTATTCTTACCCCAAG ATAAAGTTGGAAGCACTAGCACTGAATTGA
- the LOC107031422 gene encoding uncharacterized protein LOC107031422 isoform X3, with the protein MIATQSLSSSVLLPLLCLTPPVHRRVARSQLSDIEFSSKLPSITSLSSHKFCKRTRTSTVRGINSNDPKESAFFNENGVVEDMDSYLNYLSLEYDSVWDTKPSWCQPWTITLTGTVIISLSWLILHSAVATAVVMTTIAAWWYIFLYSYPKAYSDMIAERRKSVINGLEDTPVMLRLLGNNTLLGGG; encoded by the exons ATGATAGCAACTCAGAGTCTCTCCTCCTCCGTTCTACTGCCGCTGCTTTGCCTTACACCGCCGGTCCACCGCCGCGTCGCTCGTTCTCAACTTTCCGATATTGAGTTCTCGTCGAAACTTCCGTCAATTACTTCCCTTTCCTCTCACAAATTTTGTAAACGTACAAGGACTAGTACAGTTCGTGGAATCAATTCCAATGACCCAAAAGAGTCGGCGTTCTTCAACGAAAACGGAGTGGTTGAAGATATGGATAGCTATCTCAATTATCTTTCCCTAGAGTATGATTCTGTATGGGACACCAAACCCTCCTG GTGTCAACCTTGGACAATAACTCTTACTGGAACAGTGATAATTAGCTTGAGCTGGCTGATTCTGCACTCGGCTGTAGCCACTGCAGTAGTGATGACTACAATTGCAGCATGGTGGTACATCTTTCTTTATTCTTACCCCAAG GCATATTCAGACATGATTGCAGAGAGAAGAAAGAGTGTGATAAACGGTCTAGAAGATACACCAGTAATGTTACGCCTCTTGGGCAACAATACTCTGTTAGGTGGTGGGTGA
- the LOC107030695 gene encoding uncharacterized protein LOC107030695, with protein MASTVNLFIFLISIFICTANPMFCSTSESRRHLLQTPSLSPLPLAVILSNLGFNDLADASLNSSISTVNFPLTIFAPTDSSLLTCPSCSIPLLLQEHSVLGLYSFHFLRSLAFGTKIETLAPTRCLTITPSRFGNSSKEVFVNGVEITKPDMFNNGFFIVHGIQGYVSHLSSISCRIESMTSLSFPFLPPPTAAFAATRLMLKDVMGRLRTGGYTLVALAMRVKYPELADLKSMTVFAMDDLSIFGVGIGHEYVSNLGFHIVPNRLLMASELAELAPNTELMTMDKEGKLVVTTAGGNGPLVPMRINYVKVKDYDLVYNKRIVVHGLSTPFPRIHLHDPSADVSIRISDGSLGQ; from the coding sequence ATGGCGTCCACTGTTAATCTTTTCATCTTCCTCATTTCCATTTTCATCTGTACTGCAAACCCAATGTTCTGTTCAACATCAGAATCTCGTCGTCACCTCCTGCAAACTCCATCTCTATCACCACTTCCGTTGGCAGTCATTCTCTCAAATCTTGGATTCAATGACCTTGCTGATGCTTCTCTCAATTCCTCCATCTCCACCGTTAATTTCCCACTTACCATTTTTGCCCCAACTGATTCCTCCCTCCTCACTTGCCCTTCTTGCTCTATTCcccttcttcttcaagaacaCTCTGTTCTTGGTCTCTACTCGTTTCACTTCCTCCGGAGTTTAGCATTTGGTACAAAGATTGAAACTTTAGCCCCAACTCGATGTCTCACGATTACCCCATCTCGATTCGGAAATTCCTCAAAGGAAGTGTTCGTTAATGGGGTGGAAATTACTAAACCGGATATGTTCAACAATGGGTTCTTCATTGTTCACGGTATACAGGGGTATGTCTCTCATCTTTCTTCAATTTCTTGCAGAATTGAGAGTATGACTAGTTTATCCTTCCCGTTTCTTCCGCCGCCTACGGCAGCGTTTGCTGCCACGCGCTTGATGTTAAAAGATGTAATGGGTCGTTTGCGTACTGGTGGTTATACTTTGGTGGCACTTGCTATGAGGGTTAAGTACCCTGAACTAGCAGATTTGAAATCAATGACTGTTTTTGCAATGGATGATTTGTCTATATTTGGTGTCGGAATTGGGCATGAGTATGTTTCAAATCTTGGGTTTCATATTGTACCTAATAGGCTGTTAATGGCGTCGGAGTTAGCTGAATTGGCTCCTAATACAGAGCTGATGACAATGGACAAAGAGGGGAAATTGGTGGTGACTACTGCAGGTGGCAATGGTCCTTTGGTTCCAATGAGGATCAATTATGTTAAAGTCAAGGATTATGATCTTGTTTACAATAAAAGGATTGTGGTTCATGGACTCTCAACGCCATTTCCGCGTATTCATCTTCATGATCCTTCTGCTGATGTATCCATAAGAATTTCAGATGGATCCTTAGGTCAATGA